Proteins encoded together in one Papaver somniferum cultivar HN1 unplaced genomic scaffold, ASM357369v1 unplaced-scaffold_117, whole genome shotgun sequence window:
- the LOC113329866 gene encoding cytochrome P450 71B35-like, with amino-acid sequence MELFPCNLVLLLLPLIFLPLYFLVKFSHHKHNIPPGPPKLPITGNLHQLGKPPHHILHKLSQKYGPVMLLQLGSVPTVVITSAEAAEQVLKTYDLDFCTRPPFAGPKRLTYNYLDILLLALIYEKGAIRDLHLSPERNKSEHKDLIDVLLKIKKDGSSTVRLTNDHIKAVLLDVFLAGVDTSAVTMNWAMVELARNPDAMKKVQGEIRNYVGTAKGKVEESELGQFLYLKMVVKETLRLLPPGPLLLPRECTKHHVISGYDVYPNTRILINAWAIGRNPEYWDKPDQFISERFKDFSIDFTGGQNFDLAPISMELILANLPYCFNWELPKGMKMEDKALRNIGDRYS; translated from the exons ATGGAGCTTTTTCCTTGCAATTTGGTTCTACTACTACTTCCTCTTATCTTCCTTCCTCTATACTTCCTCGTCAAATTCAGTCACCACAAACATAACATTCCCCCTGGTCCTCCGAAACTTCCCATCACCGGTAACTTACATCAACTAGGCAAACCTCCTCACCACATTCTACATAAACTCTCGCAAAAATATGGCCCCGTCATGCTTCTACAACTTGGTAGTGTACCCACGGTCGTAATCACATCGGCAGAGGCTGCCGAACAAGTCTTGAAAACATATGATCTTGATTTTTGTACTAGACCTCCTTTTGCTGGTCCGAAACGCCTTACATACAATTACTTAGATATATTGCTTTTGGCCCTTATT TATGAAAAGGGTGCAATCAGAGACTTGCATCTCAGCCCGGAGAGAAACAAATCCGAACATAAAGATCTCATAGACGTTTTGCTGAAAATCAAGAAGGACGGATCGAGCACTGTTCGTCTCACTAATGACCATATTAAAGCAGTTCTTCTG GATGTATTTCTTGCTGGAGTAGACACATCTGCTGTAACTATGAATTGGGCAATGGTAGAACTGGCTAGAAATCCAGACGCAATGAAGAAAGTTCAAGGAGAGATTAGGAACTATGTCGGAACAGCAAAAGGGAAGGTAGAAGAATCAGAGCTTGGTCAATTCTTGTACCTAAAAATGGTGGTTAAAGAGACTCTCCGACTACTCCCACCGGGACCATTGTTGCTTCCAAGAGAATGTACAAAGCATCACGTTATCAGCGGATACGATGTATACCCAAACACAAGGATCCTAATAAATGCATGGGCTATCGGGAGGAATCCAGAGTATTGGGACAAGCCAGACCAATTTATCTCAGAGAGGTTTAAAGATTTCTCCATTGATTTTACAGGAGGACAAAATTTTGATTTAGCACCCATATCGATGGAGCTAATCCTGGCCAATCTACCATACTGCTTTAATTGGGAATTGCCGAAAGGCATGAAAATGGAAGACAAAGCATTGAGGAACATCGGGGATAGGTACTCATAA